The following are encoded in a window of Sutcliffiella horikoshii genomic DNA:
- a CDS encoding SDR family oxidoreductase gives MKVTVVGANGQIGKQLVHFLKEEEGYTPIAMVRKEEQAESFAKDGIESVLADLEGSVEDLANAFKGSDAVVFTAGSGGSTGSEMTLLIDLDGAAKTVEAAEKAGISRYVMVSAFQADNRENWNDDLRPYYVAKHYADKVLMASGLDYTIVRPGGLVNESGTGKVEIGDNIEPGSIAREDVAKVLLAVIGAKNTYGAAFDVVAGEDNVEEAVSKI, from the coding sequence ATGAAAGTAACAGTAGTTGGAGCAAACGGACAGATTGGAAAACAACTTGTGCATTTCTTAAAAGAAGAAGAAGGATACACCCCTATAGCAATGGTTCGGAAAGAAGAGCAGGCAGAAAGTTTTGCAAAGGATGGAATTGAATCGGTATTGGCGGATTTAGAAGGTTCGGTGGAAGATCTAGCGAATGCTTTTAAAGGCAGTGATGCAGTCGTATTCACAGCAGGATCTGGAGGAAGCACGGGATCCGAGATGACCTTATTGATTGATTTAGATGGAGCAGCGAAAACAGTGGAAGCGGCGGAAAAAGCAGGCATTTCCCGTTATGTAATGGTAAGCGCGTTCCAAGCGGACAATCGCGAAAATTGGAACGACGACCTTCGTCCATACTATGTTGCCAAACATTATGCGGATAAGGTGTTAATGGCAAGTGGTTTGGACTACACCATTGTGCGACCTGGTGGATTGGTGAATGAATCAGGTACCGGCAAGGTGGAAATCGGAGACAACATTGAACCTGGATCTATCGCTAGAGAAGATGTAGCGAAGGTATTGCTAGCAGTAATAGGGGCTAAAAATACGTATGGTGCTGCGTTTGACGTCGTTGCTGGAGAAGATAACGTAGAGGAAGCTGTGAGTAAAATATAA